The stretch of DNA CAAGCCTAAGAAGGTAAGCACCgtgacagagacagagggaacACGCGGCTCTACGCGTTCTGCATGTAGAGTCGAGTCCTTCTGTGAATTCCGTGTTGCTGCGGGTGCCAGAGCCGCCTTCAGATGTGTGCAGGCGGAGTTCTGTACGCACTCTCTACCTTGCCCCAGTGGTGGCGTTCCTTCTCGTCTTTGGCGCCGCCCGTCTGtggcgtcgcttcgcgccgcatcttctgcgtgcctctctcccgcagcttcacggcgccggcgtctccttctttctcGGTCTTCTtgcttctgctgcgcagTTTATCGCGCCGATggctcgcttcctcgcgaagcgcgtcctcctcgacgagcgcggcggcaacgGCCTCTCCCAGCAGCTCTGTCAATACTTCCTTTCTGagttccgcgcctcgcgggcacTCGCGCAGGCCGACGAAGAAGCTATGATCCAGCCGGTGACGCGCGAACAGGTAGGGCGCCGGGAGGgtgcggggggaggggagaggggcCGCTGGAGGACAGggaggcagcgcgtgcgcgtcgtgAGAGCCGCGGAGGGTCGGCTGTGGATATCCTGTGCGAAGGCACACGGATCTCGGCTTTTTCTCCTCCTGGAGTGAATGGCGGATTCGCCTTTCGACTCTGGctgcagggagaggaggaagcggaggagaagcagactGGACGCACAGCGGCGAAACTGACGAggtgtgtctctgcgcgacaGGCCCTGGGACGTGTTCTGGGACCCTCGAGTGGCGGTGGAGGAAAGAAGGGCGGCTCCGCGTGCCTTCATCTGCCTTTTTTGTGCGTGTTCTTTTTCGTTTCTCcgcaggaagacgaggaactctttttctctcttttcttccctTTCTTCTACGCCGCGTGCTTTACGCacagcgccgcgcttcttcacTCCATTCACACTCAAGTAGGCAAGGCGCGCGTCCAGACCTTGTGTTTTCTCGCCTAGATTGCGATAGAAACCCATTTCCCCCGTGTGTGCGTGTCCGTACGCCAAAGTGCATATGCacgcatgtatatacatatatatatatatatatatatataatgtacgttatgtatgtatgtatgtatatgtatgtatatgtatgtatatgtatgtatgtatatatgtctgGGAATTCATGTGTGTGCTGTACGCGCGGGGTTCGCCTGTTTACACTTTGCGAAGATATCGCTTTGCATGCGACACATTAACGCGGGGCCTCTCCAAGCATCCGAAGCAGATGTTGCGTTCTTGCTTTGTTTTCAGATCTTTCTCGAACTCAACGAGGACGACATAtctccgcgcctgctcgccgcggcgctctttGCGTTGGGCTCTCAAAGGTGCGTTGCCTCGCTTTCGCAGCTCACTCGGATGCAGTTCAGTCTTCGTGAGTGATGAAGCCTTACTCCGCCCTGTGATGTTAGCAATCCCCGATTCTCTGTAAGCCAGCCaacgtcttcttcgcccggTAGGCGACTGGAGTGTTGGTGGCTGCCGCAATCTCGCGCCGGAGTGTAGACGCCGCACTCTTTTGTTCTGTGTGGCTGCAGCGGAATCGTTGGCGAGAATCGGCGCATGCTGTTCCGCACGCTAGACGCCGTGGAAGCAGGTGAGGAGAAAACGCACCAGAAGCATAGTTCGTCGTGCCCTCCGGTGCGTGGTTTTTTtgcttcctctgtctgctcATCTGGGCATTTTTTGATGCCTTGGGGAGACGTGGGCCACTCGCTTGTGCCGTTGCTTCGATTTTCATTCGGCTTGCTGTCAGAAACGCAGGCGTTTGTTTTCACTTGTTTTCTCGCGCTCCTGTGCTTCCTTGCTAGGTTGTGCGGACTCTCTTGcattctctcctctcttctcgcatTGCCCTAGTTTGTCTTCCAGTGCGCGTTCTTCGTCTCACGCTAGGTATTCGTCTGCGTTTTGTGCAGGGGCTCGCGCGACCGACGGCGGCagttcgttttcttcgctttctgcgctcgcctcctcgtctcccggcgtcgcgcggatGCTGGCGCACGTGGAGACTCTGCGAGCCTCGtcgggtgcggcggcggtcgccgcggagcccaaaatggcgaagaagcgcgcagaaagcgaggagAACGGACactgcgcggcggacggcgacgtgGAGAACCTGGGGCTTTCGttccctgcgccgctgtctgATGGAGAGgacgagctcgcggcggcggaagtcGCGCAGCGGAAGGGCGACAAGGCTGAgagggggaagaagaagcgcgaaggCAAGGATCGGCGCGAGtctgaggcggaggacgcagcgcgcaagaggaggaagcgcgagtgCGCGGCTCCGTGTGAAGAGGTAGACATTCCCGAGGAGGGGAACGGGCTGCATCTCGCCGTAGAGCCGagcaagaagaaggcgaaggccagCCGCCACACGcagggcagcgacgaggactccgacgccggcgacatGGACTCGGAATTTGTGGAGGGCACGCAGTTTGTGGGCAAGAAAAAGAAGTTCATTGGCGACGCCCTCCTTGTCTCTGGGCCGACGCACTCGCTGAAGGTCCGCGCGCAGAAactccgcgcgggcgcggtggGGTGCgtgggcgcgggcggaggaggtgtgtcctgtctcctcgcggccggaggcgagagccggatgctcgcgtcgctcggcgacggcgacagcagcggcagcgacgacccCGTGAGTGAGCTAGGGACAGTTTCCGGTCTGCTCAGAGACCCGTTGGCGGGCAAGCCGGGGGGGAttctcggcgctggcgaggcgaaggcgcgcgcgaagagccgAAAGGAGAGGGGCGGAGACACGTGTGTGTtttccgcgccgcaggggggTAAGGGTGAGGAGAAGCTAAAAAAGGGGGACTTCGAAGGGCGCGACCaagagagccgcgcctcAGGTTCCCAGAAACGAGCAGGAGGAGTAGCtgtcgtctcctcctcggctgAGGGCGGCTCGAGGTCGGACTCAAGCGCGGCCCCaagcgcggcctccgccgacgagggcgcgggcgaccgcggggTCCGCGACGGCCCCGGGGAGCCGGggcggagcggaggcgagggcgccgggcggcgcagagagaagaaaaacctCGGTtcagacgaggaagacgaagcggtGACTCGAACAGATTCCGGGTCCTCTGCATCGTCGTGGGCGCCTACCTCCTCGTGGGACGCCCTCACCGAGGACGCTGCGGAagcggaaaaagaagacgagcGGCGAGccaagaaggagaagaaaaagaagaaggacgcgctcaccagcgacgcctcgccgcacaGCGCGGGAAGCAGCCCTCTGTGCGGGAAAGGCAAGTCAGGAGGCAAGAAGGGCGTCATAGTCCCTtccggcgcagccgcagcgagcaggcgacgcgtcgtGTTTGACCTCAAGCGCAACCGAGTCGCAGGtaagaagacgaggaggaggcaaaGCTGAGAAGAAGGAATCGAGACCGGATACACTGGGCACCACGCAGAAGGGAGACAGAGTCGCGAGTGGGCGACAGACTTTGCAgagcgcgctcggcgcggagaaggaga from Besnoitia besnoiti strain Bb-Ger1 chromosome V, whole genome shotgun sequence encodes:
- a CDS encoding nucleolar protein (encoded by transcript BESB_061700) gives rise to the protein MGRVGRSLSRACPRSASPSSRQHATMPAASRLPRSHPPADTEHVSRARAAAAQEQRLITMARLLAHTDVKFRNRGMKRVEAFLSGVSRAQREGKGAKEGKAHAPGEAAAANGADSAAAASSAPLPISQYEKVWTTLYYAAWLSDKPLIQRELFVRLALLERVLPTYAEKRKFVKAFFLVMKSNWDRLDCIRVNKFLLLEKIMVAQLMDRMLQSAHKPKKLHGAGVSFFLGLLASAAQFIAPMARFLAKRVLLDERGGNGLSQQLCQYFLSEFRASRALAQADEEAMIQPVTREQEDEELFFSLFFPFFYAACFTHSAALLHSIHTQIFLELNEDDISPRLLAAALFALGSQSGIVGENRRMLFRTLDAVEAGARATDGGSSFSSLSALASSSPGVARMLAHVETLRASSGAAAVAAEPKMAKKRAESEENGHCAADGDVENLGLSFPAPLSDGEDELAAAEVAQRKGDKAERGKKKREGKDRRESEAEDAARKRRKRECAAPCEEVDIPEEGNGLHLAVEPSKKKAKASRHTQGSDEDSDAGDMDSEFVEGTQFVGKKKKFIGDALLVSGPTHSLKVRAQKLRAGAVGCVGAGGGGVSCLLAAGGESRMLASLGDGDSSGSDDPVSELGTVSGLLRDPLAGKPGGILGAGEAKARAKSRKERGGDTCVFSAPQGGKGEEKLKKGDFEGRDQESRASGSQKRAGGVAVVSSSAEGGSRSDSSAAPSAASADEGAGDRGVRDGPGEPGRSGGEGAGRRREKKNLGSDEEDEAVTRTDSGSSASSWAPTSSWDALTEDAAEAEKEDERRAKKEKKKKKDALTSDASPHSAGSSPLCGKGKSGGKKGVIVPSGAAAASRRRVVFDLKRNRVAAFNRLQPPSAVSPSVSQINLPGVRRAGQSASPSPLSGSAAAALASSGKSSSSASSSDLSSASCPPAQPPTSSPLLAAGSSAQSASGAASSAASSSAAGSKPVLKSILKRPLGAASLPALKDRPHWLSSSSSSPSSRNASAESTPRAAKLKKLSKKKMHATYVQAPGPVLVLPDGDFHSPSPTAAPASAIRVAKKKAKKKSGDVIALPSDVWEAVQGAVTHKREESE